In one Dermatophilaceae bacterium Sec6.4 genomic region, the following are encoded:
- the uvrC gene encoding excinuclease ABC subunit UvrC, with the protein MADPSTYRPKPGEIPLDPGVYRFRDKDGRVIYVGKAKSLRSRLSSYFQDIGALHQRTRTMVTTGASVEWTVVRNEVEALQLEYSWIKEYDPRFNVKYRDDKSYPYLAVTMGDAFPRAQVMRGAKRKGTRYFGPYAHAWAIRETLDQLLRVFPVRTCSSGVFKRAGQVGRPCLLGYIDKCSAPCVGKVTEDEHRAIAADFCDFMAGNTARFQKRLREQMQLASSELDFETAARRRDDLGALEKALEKSAIVFGDATDADVFGVSDDELEAAVQVFHVRGGRIRGQRGWVVDKQSEGDLGLTEVIERLLGQVYGGESADGVPREVLVPVLPPDPEPMTQWLQKLRGANVDLRVPQRGDKKTLMETVQRNASQSLARHKVARAGDLTARSQALQDLQEALELDQAPLRIECFDISHIQGTNVVASMVVFEDGLSRKPEYRRFIVRGVADENDPDAPLRMDDTAAMDEVLTRRFRRYLSDRDDASDVEVDVQDRAGHDADSSARASGPVDETTGKPRRFAYPPQLVVVDGGKPQVNAAVRALDRLGITDVAVVGLAKRLEEVWVADDEFPVILPRTSEGLYLLQRVRDEAHRFAITFHRQRRSKAMTTSALDDIPGLGQVRRKALLKEFGSVKKIRAAPVQELAAVKGIGAALAQTVHSRLRDDGDVTPAVNLSTGEVLS; encoded by the coding sequence GTGGCTGACCCATCGACGTACCGTCCGAAGCCGGGAGAGATTCCCCTCGACCCCGGCGTCTACCGGTTCCGCGACAAGGACGGCCGGGTCATCTACGTCGGCAAGGCCAAGTCGCTGCGTAGCAGGTTGTCCTCCTATTTCCAGGACATCGGCGCCCTGCACCAACGCACCCGCACCATGGTTACCACCGGTGCAAGTGTCGAGTGGACCGTCGTACGTAACGAGGTCGAGGCGTTGCAGCTGGAGTACTCCTGGATCAAGGAGTACGACCCGCGGTTCAACGTCAAATACCGCGACGACAAGTCTTATCCGTATCTCGCGGTCACCATGGGTGATGCGTTTCCGCGAGCCCAGGTCATGCGCGGGGCCAAACGAAAGGGCACGCGTTACTTCGGTCCGTACGCGCACGCGTGGGCGATCCGGGAAACGCTCGACCAGCTGTTGCGGGTCTTTCCTGTCCGAACCTGCAGCAGCGGTGTCTTCAAACGGGCCGGTCAGGTCGGCCGGCCGTGCCTGCTCGGTTACATCGACAAATGCTCGGCGCCCTGTGTCGGAAAAGTGACCGAGGACGAACACCGCGCTATTGCAGCAGACTTCTGTGACTTCATGGCCGGTAACACCGCGCGCTTCCAGAAGCGGCTGCGTGAGCAGATGCAGTTGGCGAGCTCCGAATTGGATTTCGAGACTGCGGCGCGCCGCCGAGATGATCTGGGCGCACTGGAGAAGGCGCTGGAGAAGTCCGCCATCGTCTTCGGCGATGCGACCGACGCAGACGTGTTCGGAGTCAGCGACGACGAACTGGAAGCTGCCGTGCAGGTGTTCCACGTGCGCGGTGGCCGGATCCGCGGGCAACGGGGCTGGGTGGTGGACAAGCAGTCCGAGGGCGACCTCGGACTGACCGAAGTCATCGAGCGGCTCCTGGGCCAGGTGTACGGCGGGGAGTCCGCGGACGGTGTGCCACGCGAGGTCCTGGTGCCGGTGCTACCCCCGGACCCGGAGCCGATGACGCAGTGGCTGCAGAAACTACGCGGTGCGAATGTGGACCTGCGGGTGCCTCAGCGCGGTGACAAGAAGACCCTGATGGAAACGGTGCAACGCAACGCGAGCCAGTCGCTGGCACGTCACAAGGTGGCCCGAGCCGGTGATCTGACGGCCCGTAGCCAGGCGTTGCAGGATCTGCAGGAAGCCCTGGAACTGGACCAGGCACCGTTGCGGATCGAATGTTTCGACATCAGTCACATCCAGGGCACCAACGTGGTGGCATCGATGGTGGTCTTCGAGGACGGACTGTCCCGCAAGCCGGAGTACCGCCGCTTCATCGTGCGTGGTGTTGCCGATGAGAACGACCCGGACGCTCCGCTGCGGATGGATGACACGGCGGCCATGGACGAGGTGCTCACCCGCCGATTCCGGCGGTACCTGAGTGACCGCGACGACGCGTCTGACGTCGAGGTCGACGTACAGGACCGCGCCGGTCACGACGCGGATTCATCCGCTCGGGCATCCGGACCTGTCGATGAGACGACCGGCAAGCCCCGTCGCTTCGCGTACCCCCCGCAGCTGGTGGTCGTCGACGGTGGAAAACCGCAGGTCAATGCCGCTGTACGGGCTCTGGACAGGCTCGGGATCACCGACGTGGCAGTCGTCGGGCTGGCGAAGCGGCTGGAGGAGGTCTGGGTCGCTGACGACGAGTTCCCGGTGATCCTGCCGCGTACGAGCGAGGGGCTCTACCTCCTGCAGCGGGTACGCGACGAGGCCCACCGGTTTGCCATCACGTTCCACCGGCAGCGTCGTTCCAAGGCAATGACCACCTCGGCCCTGGACGACATCCCAGGGCTGGGGCAGGTCCGGCGTAAGGCACTGCTGAAGGAGTTCGGTTCGGTCAAGAAGATCCGGGCCGCTCCTGTGCAGGAGCTGGCTGCTGTCAAGGGCATCGGTGCGGCTCTCGCGCAGACCGTTCATTCGCGTCTGCGAGATGATGGGGACGTCACACCGGCCGTCAATCTGTCGACCGGTGAAGTCCTGAGTTGA